The following proteins are co-located in the Firmicutes bacterium HGW-Firmicutes-1 genome:
- a CDS encoding copper resistance protein CopZ yields MKTQTIILKQVNMLCHRCVMNVISTLSQVQGIKELNVDLETHYIKFKYINSSFTRGMVKRLIKESIEGVQVGDI; encoded by the coding sequence AAACTCAAACTATCATATTAAAACAGGTAAATATGTTATGCCATAGATGTGTCATGAATGTTATTAGTACTTTAAGCCAGGTACAGGGTATAAAAGAATTGAACGTAGATTTAGAAACACATTATATCAAATTTAAGTACATCAATTCCAGTTTCACTAGGGGAATGGTAAAGAGGCTAATCAAAGAGTCTATTGAAGGGGTTCAGGTAGGTGATATATAA